The Panicum hallii strain FIL2 chromosome 9, PHallii_v3.1, whole genome shotgun sequence genome has a window encoding:
- the LOC112875632 gene encoding uncharacterized protein LOC112875632 isoform X2, translating into MAMAASVLAATSPQLTSWRWRPLLAAHPRASPPPARRLRAPASPLRTPIPRNPCSGATVARTPCTAAVSFGAKAEVTEREREAPDWDVLKRVALVALGCCAAAAVLGCGAARAAAEDSIKASGFGLRVAESLRRLGWPDDAVVFALATLPVIELRGAIPVGYWMRLHPVRLTVLSVLGNMVPVSFIILYLRKLATYLSQRSASATRLIDLLFERARRKAAPVEEFQWLGLMLFVAVPFPGTGAWTGAIIASVLGMPFWSGFSANFVGVILAGLLVNLLMNLGLKYAIITGVFLFLVSTVMWNVLRSLKKSVNAK; encoded by the exons ATGGCCATGGCGGCCTCGGTCCTCGCCGCGACCTCGCCCCAGCTGACATCGTGGAGATGGAGGCCTCTCCTCGCGGCGCATCCACGGGCGAGTCCGCCTCCCGCACGGCGCCTGCGGGCGCCCGCTTCTCCTCTCCGGACCCCCATTCCCCGCAATCCTTGTTCCGGAGCCACCGTCGCCAGGACGCCGTGTACGGCGGCGGTATCATTTGGTGCGAAGGCGGAGGTCACGGAGCGGGAGCGGGAGGCGCCCGATTGGGACGTTCTGAAGCGGGTGGCGCTGGTCGCGCTTGGCTGCTGCGCTGCAGCCGCCGTGCTCGgctgcggcgcggcgcgggcggcggcggaggactcGATCAAGGCGTCCGGGTTCGGGCTGCGGGTGGCGGAGTCGCTGCGGAGGCTCGGGTGGCCCGACGACGCCGTCGTGTTCGCGCTCGCGACGCTGCCGGTGATCGAGCTGCGGGGGGCGATCCCGGTCGGGTACTGGATGCGGCTCCACCCAGTCCGCCTCACCGTCCTATCCGTTCTTGG GAACATGGTGCCTGTGTCGTTTATCATCCTCTACCTGAGAAAACTTGCGACTTATCTCTCCCAGAGAAGCGCCTCTGCAACCCGACTTATTGACCTCCTCTTTGAGCGGGCACGACGGAAAGCTGCACCTGTTGAGGAATTCCAATGGCTTGGACTGATGTTGTTTGTTGCTGTTCCGTTTCCAGGAACAGGGGCATGGACAGGAGCGATCATTGCATCCGTCTTAGGCATGCCGTTCTGGTCAGGTTTCTCGGCAAACTTTGTGGGAGTCATCCTAGCAGGCCTGCTGGTGAACTTGCTCATGAATCTCGGTCTGAAATATGCGATTATCACTGGAGTCTTTCTGTTCCTAGTATCAACTGTGATGTGGAATGTACTTCGATCCCTCAAGAAGTCAGTCAATGCCAAATGA
- the LOC112875633 gene encoding thioredoxin H2-2-like: MGSFFSSLVTPPPAGDDPNSAVVAAHSKATYDQQWEAAKSSGKLMVIDFSASWCGPCRFIEPAFKEMASRFTDVVFVKIDVDELADVAKTWKVEAMPTFVLAKGGKEVSRVVGAKKDELERKIGMFISS, encoded by the exons ATGGGTTCCTTCTTCTCGAGCTTggtcacgccgccgcccgcgggcGACGACCCCAACTCCGCCGTGGTCGCCGCGCATTCCAAGGCCACCTACGACCAGCAGTGGGAGGCCGCCAAGAGCAGCGGCAAGCTG ATGGTGATCGACTTCTCGGCGTCCTGGTGCGGCCCCTGCCGCTTCATCGAGCCGGCCTTCAAGGAGATGGCCTCCCGCTTCACCGACGTCGTCTTCGTCAAGATCGACGTCGACGAGCTCGCG GATGTGGCAAAGACATGGAAGGTGGAGGCGATGCCAACATTCGTACTAGCCAAGGGTGGGAAGGAGGTGAGCCGTGTGGTTGGGGCGAAGAAGGACGAGCTTGAGAGGAAAATCGGCATGTTCATATCGTCTTAG
- the LOC112873192 gene encoding TLC domain-containing protein At5g14285-like yields MELLASLAAEERWLFPAFLVMYAAIYCVGQLFVFRRWALRQRLDGSSCLISLFHGTPAALAAAGTILALPAGFRSFAAPNARLQDHVLDYSIAYFTMDLLHYLAFLPADVLFIAHHLATLFVFLTCRYMVRHGAYALLVLLVLAEVTSLLQNVWTLAGIWRDQSPAAARVYGALSPPFYVLYTLVRGVAGPLFLLKMTVFYLSGQAVDVIPWWVRISWIIVVGTAIAVSNLWIWNLWKELFRERNQATEKAKKDT; encoded by the coding sequence ATGGAGTTGTTGGCGTCTTTGGCCGCCGAGGAGCGGTGGCTGTTCCCGGCGTTCCTCGTTATGTACGCCGCCATCTACTGCGTCGGCCAGCTCTTCGTGTTCCGGCGGTGGGCGCTGCGGCAGCGTCTGGACGGCTCCAGCTGCCTCATCTCGCTCTTCCACGGGACccccgccgcgctcgccgcggcGGGAACCATCCTCGCGCTGCCCGCGGGGTTCCGCTCCTTCGCCGCGCCCAACGCGCGCCTTCAGGACCACGTCCTCGACTACAGCATCGCCTACTTCACCATGGACCTGCTCCACTATCTCGCCTTTCTGCCCGCAGACGTCCTCTTCATCGCGCACCACCTCGCCACGCTCTTCGTCTTCCTCACCTGCCGCTACATGGTCCGCCACGGCGCGTACgctctcctcgtcctcctcgtccTTGCCGAGGTCACCAGCCTGCTGCAGAACGTCTGGACGCTCGCCGGGATCTGGCGGGACCAGTCCCCCGCTGCCGCGCGTGTCTACGGCGCCCTCTCTCCGCCCTTCTACGTGCTCTACACGCTCGTCAGGGGCGTCGCCGGCCCTCTCTTCCTTCTCAAGATGACCGTCTTCTACCTGTCTGGCCAGGCTGTCGACGTCATACCGTGGTGGGTGCGGATCTCTTGGATTATTGTTGTCGGCACAGCCATTGCTGTCAGCAACCTGTGGATTTGGAACCTCTGGAAGGAGCTCTTCAGGGAACGGAACCAAGCTACAGAAAAAGCAAAGAAAGACACATAA
- the LOC112877226 gene encoding protein argonaute MEL1 encodes MYHLHQFLRGRQRDMPQETIQVLDVVLRESPSWNYVTVSRSFFSTTFGHRGDIGEGLECWRGYYQSLRPTQMGLSLNIDISATSFFKPVTVIKFVEEFLSIRDTSRPLSDRDRVKIKKALRGVRIETNHQKDQIRRYKITGVTPMPMSQLIFPVDEKGTRQTVLQYFWEKYNCRLKYGSWPCLQAGSDSRPVYLPMEVCKIVEGQRYSKKLNDRQVTNILRATCKRPQEREQSIRDMVLHNNYVEDKFAQEFGIKVCNDLVSVEARVLPPPLLKYHDSGREKTCAPSVGQWNMINKKMINGGTIDNWTCLNFSRMRPEEVQRFCMDLTHMCNATGMNVNPRPFVEVKSAAPNHIENALRDVHRRATQMVAQQGTGNQLQLLIVILPEVSGSYGKIKRVCETEIGIVSQCCLPKHASRPNKQYLENVALKINVKVGGRNTVLERAFVRNGIPFVSEVPTIIFGADVTHPPPGEDSASSIAAVVASMDWPEITKYRGLVSAQPHRQEIIEDLFTVSKDPQKGHNVNGGMIRELLIAFRRKTNRRPERIIFYRDGVSEGQFSHVLLHEMDAIRKACASLEEGYLPPVTFVVVQKRHHTRLFPEVHGRRDMTDKSGNILPGTVVDQRICHPTEFDFYLCSHAGIQGTSRPTHYHVLYDENHFTADGLQSLTNNLCYTYARCTRAVSVVPPAYYAHLAAFRARYYVEGESSDGGSTPGSSGQAVAREGPVEVRQLPKIKDNVKDVMFYC; translated from the exons ATGTACCACCTTCACCAGTTTCTGCGTGGAAGACAGAGGGACATGCCTCAAGAGACCATACAAGTACTTGATGTTGTCCTCAGGGAGTCTCCATCTTGGAA TTATGTTACAGTATCCAGATCCTTTTTCTCTACTACTTTTGGTCACAGAGGCGACATCGGCGAGGGGCTTGAGTGTTGGAGAGGTTACTACCAGAGCCTACGCCCAACACAAATGGGGCTTTCACTGAATATAG ATATATCTGCAACATCATTTTTTAAGCCTGTGACAGTGATCAAATTTGTGGAGGAGTTTCTGAGCATACGTGATACCTCTCGGCCTTTGTCAGACAGAGATCGTGTGAAG ATAAAGAAAGCACTACGTGGAGTTCGCATTGAAACAAATCATCAAAAGGACCAGATCAGAAGATACAAGATAACTGGGGTTACTCCCATGCCTATGAGCCAGCTGAT ATTTCCTGTTGATGAGAAGGGAACTAGACAGACGGTTTTGCAGTACTTTTGGGAAAAATATAACTGCAGGTTGAAGTATGGTTCTTGGCCCTGTCTTCAGGCTGGCAGTGATTCGCGGCCCGTATATTTGCCAATGGAG GTTTGCAAGATTGTTGAAGGGCAGAGATACTCTAAGAAGCTAAATGACAGACAAGTGACCAACATACTTAGAGCAACCTGTAAACGTCCTCAGGAGAGGGAGCAGAGCATCCGTGAT ATGGTTCTGCATAACAATTACGTGGAAGATAAGTTTGCTCAGGAATTTGGCATCAAAGTCTGCAATGACCTTGTTTCTGTTGAAGCCCGCGTGCTGCCTCCACCCTTG TTGAAATATCATGACTCTGGTAGGGAGAAAACTTGTGCGCCAAGTGTTGGACAATGGAACATGATCAATAAG AAAATGATCAATGGAGGAACTATTGATAACTGGACTTGTTTGAACTTTTCACGCATGCGTCCTGAGGAGGTACAGAGGTTCTGTATGGATCTGACTCATATGTGCAATGCCACTGGAATG AATGTCAATCCACGTCCATTTGTTGAAGTCAAGTCAGCTGCTCCTAACCATATAGAGAATGCTTTGAGAGATGTACACAGGAGGGCCACACAAATGGTTGCCCAACAGGGTACGGGAAATCAGCTACAGCTTCTAATTGTTATTCTGCCTGAAGTTAGTGGTTCTTATG GAAAAATCAAAAGAGTCTGTGAGACTGAAATCGGAATTGTATCTCAATGTTGCTTGCCAAAGCATGCTAGCAGGCCAAACAAACAATATCTGGAAAATGTTGCACTCAAAATCAATGTCAAG GTTGGAGGGCGCAACACAGTTCTTGAGCGAGCCTTTGTACGCAATGGCATACCCTTTGTGTCAGAAGTCCCAACTATCATCTTTGGCGCTGATGTCACACACCCACCACCAGGAGAGGACTCTGCATCATCCATTGCTGCT GTGGTGGCATCAATGGACTGGCCAGAAATCACCAAGTACAGAGGTCTAGTTTCTGCTCAACCACACCGACAAGAGATAATAGAAGATCTGTTTACTGTCAGTAAAGATCCACAGAAGGGGCACAATGTTAATGGTGGCATGATCAG GGAGCTACTGATTGCTTTCCGCAGGAAAACAAACCGCAGGCCTGAGAGGATAATATTCTATAG GGATGGTGTAAGTGAAGGTCAATTCAGCCATGTACTTCTTCATGAAATGGATGCTATCAGAAAG GCTTGTGCTTCTTTGGAGGAAGGATACCTACCTCCAGTCACGTTTGTGGTTGTCCAGAAAAGGCATCACACGAGGCTTTTCCCTGAGGTTCATGGAAGGCGTGATATGACTGACAAAAGTGGAAACATTCTTCCAG GAACTGTGGTTGACCAAAGGATTTGTCATCCTACCGAGTTTGATTTCTACTTGTGCAGTCATGCTGGTATTCAG GGAACAAGTCGGCCCACCCACTACCATGTCCTTTATGATGAGAATCATTTTACTGCTGACGGCCTACAGTCACTGACCAACAATCTTTGCTACAC CTATGCTCGTTGCACCCGTGCTGTGTCAGTGG TCCCACCTGCCTACTATGCCCACCTTGCCGCATTCCGTGCTCGCTACTATGTGGAAGGAGAAAGCTCGGACGGTGGCTCAACCCCTGGCAGCAGTGGGCAGGCAGTAGCTCGTGAGGGACCTGTGGAGGTGCGTCAACTTCCGAAGATCAAGGACAATGTCAAGGATGTTATGTTCTACTGCTGA
- the LOC112875632 gene encoding uncharacterized protein LOC112875632 isoform X1, producing MAMAASVLAATSPQLTSWRWRPLLAAHPRASPPPARRLRAPASPLRTPIPRNPCSGATVARTPCTAAVSFGAKAEVTEREREAPDWDVLKRVALVALGCCAAAAVLGCGAARAAAEDSIKASGFGLRVAESLRRLGWPDDAVVFALATLPVIELRGAIPVGYWMRLHPVRLTVLSVLGDDYTLFSDTSKRKTAFYQNWNMVPVSFIILYLRKLATYLSQRSASATRLIDLLFERARRKAAPVEEFQWLGLMLFVAVPFPGTGAWTGAIIASVLGMPFWSGFSANFVGVILAGLLVNLLMNLGLKYAIITGVFLFLVSTVMWNVLRSLKKSVNAK from the exons ATGGCCATGGCGGCCTCGGTCCTCGCCGCGACCTCGCCCCAGCTGACATCGTGGAGATGGAGGCCTCTCCTCGCGGCGCATCCACGGGCGAGTCCGCCTCCCGCACGGCGCCTGCGGGCGCCCGCTTCTCCTCTCCGGACCCCCATTCCCCGCAATCCTTGTTCCGGAGCCACCGTCGCCAGGACGCCGTGTACGGCGGCGGTATCATTTGGTGCGAAGGCGGAGGTCACGGAGCGGGAGCGGGAGGCGCCCGATTGGGACGTTCTGAAGCGGGTGGCGCTGGTCGCGCTTGGCTGCTGCGCTGCAGCCGCCGTGCTCGgctgcggcgcggcgcgggcggcggcggaggactcGATCAAGGCGTCCGGGTTCGGGCTGCGGGTGGCGGAGTCGCTGCGGAGGCTCGGGTGGCCCGACGACGCCGTCGTGTTCGCGCTCGCGACGCTGCCGGTGATCGAGCTGCGGGGGGCGATCCCGGTCGGGTACTGGATGCGGCTCCACCCAGTCCGCCTCACCGTCCTATCCGTTCTTGG TGATGATTATACCCTTTTTAGCGACACATCCAAGAGGAAAACTGCCTTTTATCAGAATTG GAACATGGTGCCTGTGTCGTTTATCATCCTCTACCTGAGAAAACTTGCGACTTATCTCTCCCAGAGAAGCGCCTCTGCAACCCGACTTATTGACCTCCTCTTTGAGCGGGCACGACGGAAAGCTGCACCTGTTGAGGAATTCCAATGGCTTGGACTGATGTTGTTTGTTGCTGTTCCGTTTCCAGGAACAGGGGCATGGACAGGAGCGATCATTGCATCCGTCTTAGGCATGCCGTTCTGGTCAGGTTTCTCGGCAAACTTTGTGGGAGTCATCCTAGCAGGCCTGCTGGTGAACTTGCTCATGAATCTCGGTCTGAAATATGCGATTATCACTGGAGTCTTTCTGTTCCTAGTATCAACTGTGATGTGGAATGTACTTCGATCCCTCAAGAAGTCAGTCAATGCCAAATGA